One Pseudodesulfovibrio senegalensis DNA segment encodes these proteins:
- a CDS encoding response regulator translates to MQPVNLLMVDDEQDFLRTMEKRLSRRGMNVATASSGAEALDRLEQFSADVVVLDVKMPGMDGIETLKAIRQKHPLTEVIMLTGHASMNVAVEGMQLGAFHYLMKPAEINELVFKIEDAHKRKMLREKQVREDQPNNVR, encoded by the coding sequence ATGCAACCGGTCAATCTGCTCATGGTGGACGACGAACAGGATTTTTTGCGCACCATGGAAAAGCGCCTCTCCCGGCGCGGCATGAACGTGGCAACGGCCAGTTCCGGTGCCGAAGCCCTGGACCGGCTCGAACAATTTTCCGCGGATGTGGTGGTGCTGGACGTGAAAATGCCGGGCATGGACGGAATCGAAACGCTCAAGGCCATCAGGCAAAAACATCCGCTGACGGAGGTGATCATGCTCACGGGCCACGCCAGCATGAACGTGGCTGTGGAGGGCATGCAGCTAGGCGCGTTTCATTATCTTATGAAACCGGCCGAAATCAACGAGCTCGTCTTCAAGATTGAAGACGCGCACAAACGGAAAATGCTTCGGGAAAAACAGGTTCGGGAGGATCAGCCGAACAACGTCCGCTGA
- a CDS encoding response regulator has translation MSDEPTRVLLVDDETGFTEVMSKRLARRGMLVRTAAGGAEAIRKLRDEDFHVALLDLKMEDMSGIEVLQIFKKMVPDMPVIMLTGHGSEEAAREGMQQGAFDYLLKPCDFEQLLAKIKAATAQQ, from the coding sequence ATGAGTGACGAACCGACCAGAGTGCTGCTGGTGGACGACGAAACAGGGTTCACCGAGGTCATGAGCAAACGCCTTGCCCGTCGGGGCATGCTCGTGCGCACGGCCGCAGGCGGGGCCGAGGCCATCCGCAAACTGCGCGACGAAGACTTTCATGTGGCACTGCTGGACCTGAAAATGGAAGACATGAGCGGCATCGAGGTCCTGCAGATATTCAAGAAGATGGTGCCGGACATGCCGGTAATAATGCTCACCGGCCACGGCTCCGAAGAAGCCGCACGGGAAGGCATGCAGCAGGGAGCCTTCGATTACCTGCTCAAGCCCTGCGATTTCGAGCAGTTGCTGGCCAAGATCAAGGCCGCGACCGCACAGCAATAG
- a CDS encoding sensor histidine kinase has product MPDRHYYTSLHRSMVATVILVSLMPMALITLIGGYQYSAAYKAKVLAHLGEIVRKHEQNIDTYLLEKVAEIRVLADNMGVSCFREEDRLERLHRTLMERHGGDFVDLGLINEQGMQVAYSGPFRLGEANYADAEWFREVMKRKVYISDVFLGLRGVPHFIIAVQFFSEGRQWILRTTIDFVAFNRLVENIRIGQTGLAFIMNRNGDFQTTPRLDLNAEIPFLKHFLDKTKDEQGRPLQDGMVISRVAENPATGRETIYLTTPLKQGDWLLVYQQDTADAFSELVQTRNIALFVLLVGTIAITFMAVLLSRRMIKRIKASDKEKEMMNEQVIEAGRLASLGELAAGIAHEINNPVAIMVEEAGWIHDLLDEGLDKEGNTDETRRALTQIRTQGSRCREITHKLLSFARMIDPTVVEMQLNDMVEEIVGLSSQRARFANVQVETELADDLPTIAASPSEMQQVLLNLVNNAVDAMEKEGGTLTITTRRDRDDVLMTVADTGCGIPRANIQRLFDPFFTTKPVGKGTGLGLSIIYGIINKMKGEISVNSAVDMGTAFTVRIPSAASAQAEERRKKE; this is encoded by the coding sequence ATGCCTGACCGCCACTACTACACGTCCCTGCACCGCAGCATGGTCGCCACGGTCATACTGGTATCGCTGATGCCCATGGCGCTGATCACATTGATCGGCGGATACCAGTACTCGGCCGCATACAAGGCCAAAGTGCTGGCGCATCTCGGAGAGATCGTCCGCAAGCACGAGCAGAACATCGACACCTACCTGCTCGAGAAGGTCGCCGAGATACGGGTGCTGGCCGACAACATGGGGGTCTCCTGCTTCAGGGAAGAGGACAGGCTGGAGCGGCTGCACCGCACGCTCATGGAACGGCACGGCGGTGATTTCGTGGACCTCGGCCTGATCAATGAACAGGGCATGCAGGTGGCCTATTCCGGTCCGTTCCGGCTGGGCGAGGCCAATTACGCGGACGCGGAATGGTTCCGCGAGGTCATGAAACGCAAGGTCTATATTTCCGACGTATTCCTCGGGCTTCGAGGCGTGCCCCACTTCATCATTGCGGTTCAGTTCTTTTCCGAAGGCAGGCAATGGATCCTGCGCACCACCATCGATTTCGTGGCCTTCAACCGGCTGGTGGAAAACATCCGCATCGGCCAGACCGGGCTGGCCTTCATCATGAACCGCAACGGCGACTTCCAGACAACCCCGCGCCTGGATCTCAATGCGGAGATCCCGTTCCTCAAACATTTTCTGGACAAGACCAAGGATGAACAGGGCCGTCCGCTGCAGGACGGCATGGTGATCTCCCGTGTTGCCGAAAACCCGGCAACAGGCCGCGAAACCATCTACCTGACCACCCCGCTCAAACAGGGCGACTGGCTGCTCGTGTACCAGCAGGACACGGCCGACGCGTTTTCAGAACTGGTACAGACACGCAATATAGCCCTGTTCGTGCTCCTTGTGGGCACCATCGCCATCACCTTCATGGCCGTGCTGCTCTCACGGCGCATGATCAAGCGCATCAAGGCCTCGGACAAGGAAAAGGAAATGATGAACGAGCAGGTCATCGAGGCCGGACGACTGGCCTCGCTGGGCGAACTGGCCGCAGGCATTGCGCACGAAATCAACAACCCGGTGGCCATCATGGTGGAAGAGGCCGGATGGATACATGACCTTCTGGACGAAGGTCTGGACAAGGAGGGCAACACGGACGAAACCCGGCGCGCCCTGACCCAGATCCGCACACAGGGTTCCCGCTGCCGGGAAATCACGCACAAGCTGCTCTCGTTTGCGCGCATGATCGACCCCACCGTGGTGGAAATGCAGCTCAACGACATGGTCGAGGAAATCGTGGGCCTGAGTTCCCAGCGTGCCCGCTTTGCCAACGTGCAGGTGGAGACCGAACTGGCCGACGACCTGCCCACCATCGCGGCCAGCCCCTCGGAAATGCAGCAGGTACTGCTCAATCTGGTCAACAACGCGGTGGACGCCATGGAAAAGGAAGGCGGCACCCTGACCATAACCACCCGCAGGGACCGCGACGACGTGCTCATGACCGTTGCCGACACCGGATGCGGCATTCCCAGGGCCAACATCCAACGGCTCTTCGACCCCTTCTTCACCACCAAGCCCGTGGGCAAGGGGACCGGTCTGGGCCTGTCCATCATCTACGGCATCATCAACAAGATGAAAGGCGAAATATCCGTGAACAGCGCCGTTGACATGGGTACGGCCTTCACGGTGCGCATACCGTCCGCTGCCTCGGCACAGGCCGAGGAACGCAGGAAAAAGGAATAA
- a CDS encoding response regulator — protein sequence MKGPQITILVAERNPHMRGFICRELARQNMLVRGAKNSDEVMAALAGPCPPDLVVLAFNTINTGSVGLLERVTTQHPDIPVVLHAFLEDMNGNPALGRVQGMVEKSGNPVELITTVMNVLERRFPHLMNDTGTQEAPDA from the coding sequence ATGAAAGGACCGCAAATCACCATACTCGTCGCAGAGCGCAATCCCCACATGCGCGGCTTCATATGCCGCGAACTGGCACGGCAGAACATGCTGGTGCGCGGCGCCAAGAACAGCGACGAAGTCATGGCCGCACTGGCTGGCCCCTGCCCCCCGGACCTTGTGGTGCTGGCGTTCAACACCATCAACACCGGGTCCGTGGGGCTTCTGGAGCGGGTAACGACCCAGCACCCGGACATTCCCGTTGTATTGCACGCATTTCTGGAAGACATGAACGGAAACCCCGCTCTGGGGCGGGTTCAGGGAATGGTGGAAAAAAGCGGCAACCCCGTCGAGCTGATCACAACAGTCATGAACGTGCTCGAACGCCGATTTCCCCACCTGATGAACGACACCGGAACGCAGGAGGCCCCCGATGCCTGA
- a CDS encoding sigma-54-dependent transcriptional regulator → MAQILIVDDDAQLRKSFVKMLEQEGHDIRTANSGESGIAAVRESLPDLLVMDVRMPGMSGLEAFAHIRKIDQRLPVIIMTAYSTTETAIEATKMGAFDYILKPFEPAEVLNLIEQALEAGRLAREHVEMGPEPEAAPAGALVGNSRAMNEIYKAIGKAAPTDALVLIRGESGTGKELVARAVYQHSLRADKPFTVINCVAIPDTLLESELFGYERGAFTGANSRRVGKIEQADGGTVLLDEIGDMPLNIQAKILRLLQEKKIERLGGRDPIPLDVRIIAATNRDLEEAVAKGSFREDLYYRLKVVTITLPPLRERMDDVVPLAEYFLNRLSVEMDLPNPGLAPDAREFLRSYPWPGNVRELSNTMQKALIFNRGVALDSEQLARTVDAEPDTAPGQGNGDQDGQEQGFRLRVRKALAENAGKNAFEMLMNKAGKLIISEALAITDGNRTRAAKLLGMSRPTLAARIEKYDIKTSTKVE, encoded by the coding sequence ATGGCACAGATCCTGATCGTGGACGACGATGCCCAGCTGCGCAAAAGCTTCGTGAAGATGCTGGAACAGGAGGGCCACGACATCCGCACGGCCAATTCCGGCGAATCCGGCATTGCCGCGGTGCGGGAATCCCTGCCCGACCTGCTGGTCATGGACGTGCGCATGCCCGGCATGAGCGGGCTGGAGGCCTTCGCCCACATCCGCAAGATCGACCAGCGTCTGCCCGTGATCATCATGACCGCGTACAGCACCACGGAAACCGCCATCGAAGCCACCAAGATGGGCGCGTTCGACTACATCCTCAAGCCCTTTGAACCGGCCGAGGTGCTGAACCTGATCGAACAGGCACTGGAAGCAGGACGGCTGGCCCGCGAGCACGTGGAGATGGGACCGGAACCCGAGGCAGCCCCGGCGGGCGCGCTGGTGGGCAACAGCCGGGCCATGAACGAAATCTACAAGGCCATCGGCAAGGCCGCGCCCACGGACGCGCTGGTGCTCATCCGGGGCGAATCCGGCACGGGCAAGGAACTGGTGGCCCGGGCCGTGTACCAGCACAGTCTGCGCGCGGACAAACCCTTTACGGTCATCAACTGCGTGGCCATCCCGGACACCCTGCTGGAATCCGAGCTGTTCGGCTATGAACGGGGCGCGTTCACCGGGGCCAATTCCCGGCGCGTGGGCAAGATCGAACAGGCGGACGGCGGCACTGTGCTGCTGGACGAAATCGGAGACATGCCCCTGAACATTCAGGCAAAAATACTTCGTCTGCTGCAGGAAAAGAAAATCGAGCGCCTTGGCGGGCGCGACCCCATACCGCTGGATGTGCGCATCATCGCGGCCACCAACCGGGACCTTGAAGAGGCCGTGGCCAAGGGATCGTTCCGCGAGGACCTCTACTACCGGCTCAAGGTGGTGACCATCACCCTGCCGCCGCTGCGCGAGCGCATGGACGACGTGGTGCCGCTGGCAGAATACTTCCTGAACAGGCTGAGCGTGGAAATGGACCTGCCCAACCCCGGACTGGCTCCGGACGCGCGCGAGTTCCTGAGGTCCTACCCGTGGCCCGGCAACGTGCGCGAACTTTCCAACACCATGCAAAAGGCGCTCATATTCAACCGGGGCGTGGCTCTGGACAGCGAGCAACTGGCCCGTACCGTGGATGCGGAACCGGATACGGCACCGGGGCAGGGCAATGGCGATCAGGACGGGCAGGAACAGGGCTTCCGTCTGCGCGTACGCAAGGCGCTGGCGGAAAACGCGGGCAAAAACGCCTTTGAGATGCTCATGAACAAGGCGGGCAAACTGATCATCAGTGAAGCGCTGGCCATCACGGACGGAAACCGCACGCGCGCGGCCAAGCTGTTGGGCATGTCCCGCCCCACCCTTGCCGCACGCATCGAAAAATACGACATCAAGACCAGCACCAAGGTGGAGTGA
- a CDS encoding sensor histidine kinase: MPLFFMHDFIYLSGKMEQTLQGVNVFGNYERPSLRSKLGLLLICLIVTTTVGAGLTLRYVYRTQSLFRQMQERDITGLVAAQGLQKELVAQKGFVTYFFLNGDPEWLADLEKHHEAFEGWLHKARESEYLDQGREVLNQIESAYLRFTHERSTVIELYQQGDRAKGAQRHWKVRDRFNDIYALCEQYKRLHEQSMARESERYRREARILTILSLTAMPLTIALALWLGYILFRRILDPLRRLAHGEGAAPNLSGEMGELQQRLSTLIDDVDEAHTMLQETRQQVAQAEKMALVGKLAAGVAHSIRNPLTSVKMRLFSLERSLNLSPVQQEDFEVISEEIRHLDTIIRNFLEFSRPPKLRMQRVSPSEVVDMTLQLLRHRLDSCGVEIRRDADSPLPEVDADPEQLKEVLVNLIVNACDAMQDGGLITIEETMGNVGGREHMAVITVSDNGPGIPPSVRDEIFRPFFSTKEEGTGLGLSIANRIMTEHGGWIHLKSSGRKGTTFLLALPHKETSQWHRS, translated from the coding sequence ATGCCCCTTTTTTTTATGCATGATTTCATCTATCTTTCCGGCAAAATGGAGCAGACACTCCAGGGGGTGAACGTGTTCGGAAACTATGAACGGCCAAGCCTGCGCAGCAAACTCGGGCTGCTGCTGATCTGCCTGATCGTGACCACGACCGTGGGCGCGGGCCTGACCCTGCGCTACGTCTACAGGACCCAGTCCCTGTTCCGGCAAATGCAGGAGCGGGACATCACCGGGCTGGTGGCTGCACAGGGCCTGCAAAAGGAACTGGTGGCCCAGAAGGGATTCGTGACCTACTTCTTTCTGAACGGCGACCCCGAATGGCTGGCCGATCTGGAAAAACACCACGAGGCGTTCGAAGGCTGGCTGCACAAGGCCCGCGAATCCGAATACCTTGATCAAGGCCGCGAGGTCCTCAACCAAATCGAATCCGCATACCTGCGCTTCACCCACGAACGGAGCACGGTCATCGAGCTCTATCAGCAAGGCGACCGTGCCAAGGGCGCCCAACGACACTGGAAGGTCCGCGACCGCTTCAACGACATCTATGCCCTGTGCGAACAATACAAGAGGCTGCATGAACAGAGCATGGCCCGGGAAAGCGAACGCTACCGCCGCGAGGCCCGCATCCTGACCATTCTTTCGCTCACGGCCATGCCCCTGACCATCGCCCTGGCCCTGTGGCTGGGCTACATCCTGTTCCGACGCATTCTCGACCCGCTGCGACGCCTTGCCCACGGCGAAGGTGCGGCCCCGAACCTCAGCGGCGAAATGGGGGAACTGCAACAGCGGCTGTCCACGCTCATCGACGATGTGGACGAAGCCCACACCATGCTGCAGGAAACCCGGCAACAGGTGGCGCAGGCAGAAAAGATGGCGTTGGTGGGCAAGCTGGCCGCAGGCGTGGCCCACTCCATCCGCAACCCGCTCACATCCGTGAAGATGCGCCTGTTCTCGCTGGAACGCAGCCTGAATCTTTCTCCCGTGCAACAGGAGGATTTCGAGGTCATCTCCGAGGAAATCCGTCATCTGGACACCATCATCCGCAACTTCCTCGAATTTTCACGACCACCCAAACTCAGGATGCAGCGCGTCTCGCCTTCCGAAGTGGTGGACATGACCCTGCAACTGCTGCGGCATCGGCTGGATTCCTGCGGCGTGGAAATACGGCGCGACGCAGACAGCCCGCTGCCCGAAGTGGACGCGGACCCGGAACAGCTCAAGGAAGTGCTGGTCAACCTCATCGTCAACGCCTGCGACGCCATGCAGGACGGCGGGCTGATCACCATCGAGGAAACCATGGGCAACGTGGGCGGCCGGGAGCATATGGCCGTGATCACGGTTTCGGATAACGGACCGGGCATACCGCCGTCGGTGCGCGATGAAATCTTCAGGCCCTTCTTTTCCACCAAAGAGGAAGGAACCGGACTGGGCCTGTCCATCGCCAACCGCATCATGACCGAACACGGGGGCTGGATTCACCTCAAGTCCTCGGGGCGCAAGGGCACCACGTTCCTGCTGGCCCTGCCCCACAAGGAGACCTCCCAATGGCACAGATCCTGA